The Anabaena sp. WA102 genome contains a region encoding:
- a CDS encoding NAD(P)H-quinone oxidoreductase subunit F: MNEFLFLTSCFVPLYSLLGAILTLPWSIGIIQRTGPRPAAYLNLLTTILGFVHSFLVFKDIWNREQENLVITWFQAADFQLSFALEISVVSVGATVLITGLSLLAQIYALGYMEKDWSLARFFGLVGFFEAALSGLAISDSLFLSYALLEVLTLSTYLLVGFWYAQPLVVTAARDAFLTKRVGDLLLLMAVVTLSTLAGSLNFSDLYEWAQTADLNPVTSTLLCLGLIAGPAGKCAQFPLHLWLDEAMEGPNPASVMRNSLVVAGGAYFLYKVQPLLYLSPIALNTLVVVGVMTAVGATLVSLAQIDIKRSLSHSTSAYMGLVFLAVGLEQGGVALMLLLSHAIAKALLFMSSGSVIYTTQTQDLTEMGGLWSKMPATTTAFIVGSAGMVTLLPLGSFWAMLAWADGLVKISPWVIVVLILVNGLTALNLTRVFRLVFWGQPQPKTRRAPEVAWPMALPMVTLTILTLLLPLMLQQWYLLPSWESLDWYVVGSLVASTIAGVTIGATIYLHKAWSRSRILIWRLIQDLLGYDFYIDRIYRLTIVSAVALLSRISAWSDRFLVDGLVNLVGFAAIFSGQSLKYSISGQSQGYMLTILVFISILGFLISLSLGLFEKLPF, from the coding sequence ATGAATGAGTTTCTATTTTTAACGAGTTGCTTCGTGCCTCTTTATAGTTTACTAGGGGCAATTTTGACTTTGCCTTGGAGTATAGGAATCATCCAGCGTACGGGACCTAGACCTGCGGCTTACTTGAATTTATTGACTACCATCTTAGGTTTTGTCCATAGTTTCTTAGTATTTAAAGATATCTGGAATCGAGAACAGGAAAATTTAGTAATTACTTGGTTTCAAGCTGCTGATTTTCAATTATCTTTTGCTCTGGAAATTTCCGTAGTCAGTGTTGGGGCAACAGTTTTAATTACTGGATTAAGTCTATTGGCGCAAATTTACGCACTAGGCTACATGGAAAAAGATTGGTCTTTAGCCAGATTTTTTGGTCTAGTCGGATTTTTTGAAGCTGCTCTGAGTGGTCTAGCAATTAGTGATTCTTTGTTTCTCAGCTATGCTTTGCTGGAAGTTCTCACCCTTTCGACTTATTTACTGGTGGGATTTTGGTATGCTCAACCGTTGGTAGTGACGGCGGCGCGAGATGCCTTCTTGACGAAGCGGGTAGGTGATTTGTTGCTGCTAATGGCTGTGGTGACTCTTTCTACTTTAGCGGGTAGCTTAAACTTTTCGGATTTGTATGAGTGGGCGCAAACCGCTGATTTAAACCCTGTGACATCAACCTTGCTCTGTTTGGGTTTAATTGCCGGTCCTGCTGGTAAGTGCGCTCAATTTCCCCTGCATTTGTGGTTAGATGAGGCAATGGAGGGACCCAACCCAGCTTCGGTGATGCGAAATTCGTTGGTGGTAGCTGGAGGTGCTTATTTCCTCTACAAAGTCCAACCATTATTATATTTGTCCCCTATTGCCTTAAATACTTTGGTGGTTGTGGGGGTAATGACAGCGGTGGGGGCGACATTGGTATCTCTAGCCCAAATTGATATTAAGCGATCGCTCTCCCATTCCACCAGTGCTTACATGGGATTAGTATTTTTGGCTGTAGGCTTGGAACAAGGTGGAGTGGCGTTAATGTTACTCCTGAGTCATGCTATTGCCAAAGCCTTATTATTCATGAGTTCTGGTTCAGTTATCTACACTACCCAAACCCAAGATCTAACGGAAATGGGGGGTTTGTGGTCAAAAATGCCAGCTACTACCACAGCTTTTATAGTCGGTTCGGCAGGTATGGTAACACTATTACCCTTGGGCAGTTTTTGGGCAATGTTAGCTTGGGCTGACGGCTTAGTAAAAATTAGCCCTTGGGTAATTGTGGTTTTAATCTTAGTTAACGGCTTAACGGCTTTGAATTTAACTAGGGTATTCCGGTTAGTTTTTTGGGGACAACCCCAACCAAAAACCCGTCGCGCTCCAGAAGTTGCCTGGCCAATGGCATTACCAATGGTGACTTTAACTATCCTGACGCTATTATTACCCCTGATGCTACAGCAATGGTATTTATTACCTAGCTGGGAAAGCCTAGATTGGTATGTAGTCGGATCTTTAGTAGCTTCTACCATTGCTGGGGTGACTATTGGCGCAACAATTTATCTGCACAAGGCTTGGTCAAGATCGAGAATTTTGATTTGGCGACTTATACAAGACTTATTAGGCTATGATTTTTACATAGACCGCATTTATCGCTTAACGATTGTAAGTGCTGTGGCGCTGTTATCGAGGATATCCGCGTGGAGCGATCGCTTTTTGGTAGATGGTCTAGTCAACTTAGTCGGCTTTGCTGCGATTTTTAGCGGACAAAGTTTGAAATACAGCATTTCTGGTCAATCACAAGGCTATATGCTAACAATCCTTGTCTTTATTAGCATTCTTGGTTTCCTAATTAGTCTGTCATTAGGTTTATTCGAGAAATTACCTTTTTAG
- a CDS encoding carbon dioxide-concentrating mechanism protein CcmK, protein MPIAVGMIETKGFPAVVEAADAMVKAARVTLVGYEKIGSARVTVIVRGDVSEVQASVAAGIEAAKRVNGGEVVSTHIIARPHENLEYVLPIRYTEAVEQFRA, encoded by the coding sequence ATGCCAATTGCAGTTGGAATGATTGAAACTAAAGGCTTTCCCGCAGTAGTAGAAGCTGCTGACGCAATGGTGAAGGCTGCCCGTGTGACTTTAGTAGGATATGAAAAAATTGGTAGCGCTCGCGTTACAGTTATTGTGAGAGGAGATGTTTCTGAAGTTCAAGCTTCAGTAGCAGCCGGCATTGAAGCAGCTAAAAGAGTCAACGGTGGTGAAGTGGTATCTACCCATATCATTGCTCGTCCTCATGAAAACCTAGAATATGTCTTGCCAATTCGTTATACAGAAGCTGTAGAACAGTTCCGGGCTTAG
- a CDS encoding carbon dioxide-concentrating mechanism protein CcmK: MSIAVGMVETLGFPAVVEAADAMVKAARVTLVGYEKIGSGRVTVIVRGDVSEVQASVGAGVESVKRVNGGQVLSTHIIARPHENLEYVLPIRYTEDVEQFREGVNTIRPFGRRP; encoded by the coding sequence ATGTCAATTGCAGTAGGAATGGTAGAGACTCTAGGCTTTCCAGCCGTAGTAGAAGCTGCTGATGCGATGGTAAAAGCTGCTCGTGTTACCTTGGTTGGTTATGAAAAAATCGGTAGTGGTCGGGTGACAGTTATCGTCCGTGGTGATGTTTCCGAAGTTCAAGCTTCCGTAGGTGCTGGAGTAGAATCAGTTAAGCGCGTCAACGGTGGACAAGTGCTGTCTACCCACATTATTGCTCGTCCCCACGAAAACTTGGAATATGTCCTCCCCATTCGTTATACCGAAGATGTAGAACAATTCCGGGAAGGTGTTAACACAATCCGCCCTTTCGGTAGAAGACCATAA
- a CDS encoding EutN/CcmL family microcompartment protein, with the protein MQIARVRGTVTSTQKDPSLRGVKLLMLQLIDENGNLLPVYEVAADNSVGAGVDEWVLVSRGSAARQLSGNEQRPLDAAVVAIIDTIYVEDRVIYSKKDQYR; encoded by the coding sequence ATGCAAATTGCCAGAGTTCGTGGCACAGTAACCAGCACCCAAAAAGATCCCAGTCTGCGGGGTGTGAAGCTACTAATGTTGCAATTAATAGATGAAAATGGCAATCTCCTGCCAGTATACGAGGTAGCCGCCGATAACAGTGTAGGGGCAGGAGTAGATGAGTGGGTACTTGTCAGTCGTGGCAGTGCTGCTCGTCAATTATCAGGTAATGAACAACGACCGTTAGACGCAGCAGTAGTGGCAATTATAGACACCATTTACGTTGAAGATCGTGTAATTTACAGCAAGAAAGACCAGTATAGATAG
- a CDS encoding ribulose bisphosphate carboxylase small subunit, with protein MVVRSTAAPPTPWSRSLAEPKINETAFVHSSCNLIGDVNIGANVIVAPGTSIRADEGTPFCVSENTNIQDGVVIHGLEQGRVVGDDGKKYSVWVGKSASITHMALIHGPAYVGDSCFIGFRSTVFNARVGAGCIVMMHALIQDVEIPPGKYVASGSIITTQQQADRLPDVQAQDQEFAHHVVGINQALRAGYHCAADSKCIAPIRDELNLSGAKSYTSIEVEELERSSDVVSYSLGAETVDQLRYLLEQGFKIGTEHVDQRRFRTGSWQSCQAIETRSLGEAVAAVESCLRDHSGEYVRLFGIDSNRRRVLETIVQRPEGVVAGTSSFKAPAAASAGSYNGNGNGNGVGSAKLSAETVDQIRQLLAGGFKIGTEHVDERRFRTGSWNSCEPIQSNSAQAVVAALEECIETHQGEYVRLIGIDTKAKRRVLEAIIQRPNGQVASSGSAKSFTSTSSATATATATSTRLTAEIVGQLRQLLSSGAKIAVEHVDQRRFRTGTWTVAGQIQATSEREAIAALEGYVSEYPGEYVRLVGTDPKAKRRVLEAIIQRP; from the coding sequence ATGGTAGTCCGCAGCACGGCGGCACCCCCAACCCCATGGTCAAGGAGTTTAGCAGAACCAAAAATCAATGAAACTGCATTTGTCCACTCTTCTTGTAACCTCATTGGTGATGTCAATATAGGTGCAAATGTAATTGTTGCTCCGGGGACTTCGATTAGAGCCGATGAAGGGACACCTTTTTGTGTTAGTGAAAATACCAATATTCAAGATGGTGTGGTCATTCATGGGTTGGAGCAAGGCCGAGTCGTTGGTGATGATGGCAAGAAATACTCAGTATGGGTTGGGAAAAGTGCCTCCATTACCCACATGGCACTGATTCATGGACCTGCTTACGTTGGCGATAGTTGTTTTATTGGCTTTCGTTCTACGGTATTTAATGCCAGGGTGGGTGCAGGCTGCATTGTGATGATGCACGCCCTAATTCAAGATGTGGAAATTCCACCGGGTAAATACGTAGCTTCTGGATCAATAATTACGACCCAGCAGCAAGCGGATAGATTGCCAGATGTCCAAGCACAGGATCAAGAATTTGCTCACCATGTAGTAGGGATTAATCAGGCTTTACGGGCTGGTTATCACTGTGCTGCGGATAGCAAGTGTATTGCGCCGATTCGGGATGAACTCAATCTTTCCGGTGCTAAATCTTATACAAGTATTGAAGTTGAAGAGTTAGAAAGGAGTAGTGACGTGGTTAGCTATAGCTTGGGTGCAGAAACAGTAGATCAATTACGTTATCTACTAGAACAAGGATTTAAAATTGGGACAGAACACGTAGACCAAAGACGTTTCCGTACAGGTTCTTGGCAAAGTTGTCAAGCAATTGAAACTCGGTCTTTAGGTGAAGCTGTTGCGGCTGTAGAGTCTTGCTTGAGAGACCACAGCGGTGAATATGTGCGTCTATTTGGTATTGACAGCAACAGAAGACGGGTATTAGAAACAATCGTTCAACGTCCTGAAGGTGTTGTTGCTGGTACATCTAGCTTTAAAGCCCCTGCCGCTGCATCTGCTGGTAGTTACAATGGTAATGGTAACGGCAATGGTGTTGGTAGTGCCAAATTGAGTGCAGAAACTGTAGATCAAATTCGTCAACTTTTGGCTGGTGGTTTCAAAATTGGGACAGAACACGTAGACGAGCGTCGCTTCCGTACAGGTTCTTGGAACAGTTGTGAACCAATTCAATCTAATTCGGCTCAAGCAGTTGTAGCTGCCTTGGAAGAGTGTATAGAAACTCATCAAGGTGAGTATGTACGTTTGATTGGGATTGACACTAAAGCCAAACGTCGCGTATTAGAAGCAATTATCCAAAGACCGAATGGACAAGTAGCATCTTCTGGTAGCGCAAAATCATTTACCAGTACAAGTTCTGCCACTGCAACGGCGACAGCTACTAGCACCCGGTTAACTGCGGAAATAGTAGGTCAATTGCGCCAACTATTGTCCAGTGGGGCAAAAATTGCGGTGGAACACGTAGATCAACGCCGTTTCCGCACAGGAACTTGGACAGTTGCGGGTCAAATTCAGGCTACATCTGAAAGAGAAGCGATCGCTGCTCTAGAAGGATACGTCTCTGAATACCCAGGCGAATATGTACGCTTAGTTGGGACTGACCCTAAAGCGAAACGCCGCGTATTAGAAGCAATTATCCAACGTCCGTAG
- a CDS encoding transferase translates to MSVSLLRLGDRFDAHIHGDVIIHPSAVIAPGVILQAATNSTIVIGAGVCLGMGSILQVSEGILEIEAGANLGAGFLMVGEGKIGANACIGAATTVFNCSVAPGQVIPSGSILGDTSRQIVEPSAVQPESTNSQPEKPEELAEQLESPHSQPEKPEEQEKVFSSTQLSVAAFLEFKHQSTPVSPPSPTPKSQSPPESETAVASDSTPVETPLPESTETTSENLEPSESDLEAHNIFGTQIYGQGSINRLLSTLFPHRQSLGNENSHNSSG, encoded by the coding sequence ATGTCTGTATCGCTGCTACGCCTGGGCGATAGATTTGATGCTCATATTCATGGCGACGTAATTATTCATCCCAGTGCAGTAATAGCTCCTGGGGTAATTCTGCAAGCAGCTACTAACAGTACAATTGTGATTGGGGCTGGAGTATGTCTGGGTATGGGATCAATTCTCCAAGTAAGTGAGGGTATTCTAGAAATAGAAGCAGGAGCAAACTTGGGAGCCGGTTTTTTGATGGTTGGTGAAGGCAAAATTGGGGCTAATGCTTGTATTGGTGCAGCCACAACGGTTTTTAACTGTTCCGTAGCGCCAGGACAAGTTATTCCCTCTGGTTCAATTTTGGGAGATACTAGTCGGCAGATTGTTGAACCGTCAGCGGTACAACCAGAATCTACTAATTCTCAACCAGAGAAACCAGAGGAATTAGCCGAACAACTTGAATCTCCTCATTCTCAACCAGAGAAACCAGAGGAACAGGAAAAAGTATTTTCCTCAACTCAACTCTCGGTTGCGGCTTTTCTGGAGTTTAAACACCAATCTACACCTGTATCTCCACCTTCACCTACACCGAAAAGCCAGTCTCCACCAGAGTCGGAAACGGCTGTGGCTAGTGATTCCACCCCCGTTGAAACTCCGCTTCCAGAGTCTACAGAAACTACTTCTGAAAACTTAGAACCTAGCGAGTCTGATCTAGAAGCTCACAACATTTTTGGTACGCAAATCTATGGACAAGGTAGCATAAATAGGCTGCTGAGTACATTATTTCCCCATAGACAATCCTTGGGTAACGAAAACTCTCACAATTCTTCAGGTTAA
- a CDS encoding BMC domain-containing protein, whose product METYNQSALSNIHAPRRRDSLKDTALGLVSTLSFPAIVGTADMMLKSAGVHLVGYEKIGSGHCTAIVRGGIADVRLAVEAGVQTAEQFGQLVSSLVIARPYPNLDIILPINRLTRFMGDGGGYSRLSNQAIGLVETRGFPAMVGACDAMLKAADVQLASYEKIGAGLCTAIIRGSVANVAVAVEAGMFEAERIGELNAVMVIPRPLDELEETLPVASCWMEERQPVNIPINIKDKITDVEAVELPDLAKLPVRVKEEIWNDE is encoded by the coding sequence ATGGAAACATATAATCAAAGTGCTTTGAGTAATATTCATGCACCACGTCGCCGTGATAGCCTCAAAGACACTGCTTTAGGTTTAGTCTCGACTCTCAGTTTTCCCGCTATAGTTGGCACGGCTGACATGATGTTAAAGTCGGCTGGAGTCCACTTAGTTGGTTATGAAAAAATTGGTAGTGGTCATTGTACAGCAATTGTCCGAGGTGGCATTGCTGATGTCCGTTTGGCTGTGGAAGCTGGTGTGCAAACGGCTGAACAGTTTGGACAGTTGGTTTCTAGTTTGGTGATTGCGCGTCCTTATCCTAATTTAGATATAATTCTACCTATTAACCGTCTGACTCGATTTATGGGAGATGGTGGTGGATACAGCCGTTTGAGTAATCAAGCGATTGGGTTGGTGGAAACTCGCGGGTTTCCTGCTATGGTGGGTGCTTGTGATGCTATGCTTAAAGCTGCTGATGTGCAATTAGCATCTTATGAGAAAATTGGCGCTGGTTTGTGTACGGCAATTATTCGCGGTTCAGTGGCTAATGTTGCCGTAGCAGTAGAAGCGGGAATGTTTGAAGCGGAACGCATTGGTGAGTTAAATGCAGTTATGGTGATTCCTCGTCCTTTGGATGAGTTGGAAGAAACTTTACCTGTGGCTAGTTGCTGGATGGAAGAACGTCAACCAGTTAATATACCTATTAATATTAAAGATAAAATAACAGATGTGGAAGCTGTGGAGTTGCCTGATTTGGCGAAACTGCCTGTGAGAGTTAAGGAAGAGATTTGGAATGATGAATAA
- a CDS encoding DEAD/DEAH box helicase produces the protein MSDFNANSTQLRTQLAKKYFDLSPAIQKIIQLFSIIYAPIDKSSFLSCLSQTAALDEKNRPWTATTLNYQIEKLVIALLLVKENKSGPECHPLLTEIATRHAVETGKFDILVKAVEEKLPVSNHWNKNSRMFRSLRQCIREIRIGLYRQDLNFINKQIEDYQNYSNHTEKIVIKNIFEQICNNPFDENWFKTLPQELYERGISSILFNSALKLADCEDAFMMLDEECCESEKYASDYLNLVLTEQFLLRGDTEEAQDSLERISEKYQHNTATYWGWLNFLRGENEQAIKYYTDALKAIKKATGKRSIYFNTMGGLFFILALLKDGSAERLKEAEEYATLMSRESDHWLTFVYVRLKMVLQVQRGDITQKELVVSAYIASVEEKNSLNTLFCSLCLYWMDAESAKKRLPDLLEPLYRRSLASGHHWLTMETAELLSRLKPSSNYKQQAAALREDSGIQTIVDVIQPQADWEMCLNALANLQKQPQKPGKPESELRLAWFITFHFVQCSLQPKEQKVNAKGEWSKGRPIALKRLSSGLAEFDYVTPQDMRVCGCIEAYSEGYYGKVDYMFNEKAILALIGHPTVFWEDTPNIRVEIVKGEPELLVKKEKQGRLTLEFSPKLPESQNILHIKETPTRIKVIEIKAEHRRIAEIIGKDNKLNVPAIAEKQVLAAINAVSGIVTVHSDIGGGLENAEEVPAQTLPHIHLLPANSGLKITLLSRPFTQGGPYFRPGAGGETVIAEIEGKRLQTKRNLSEEKQLAKAVIAACPTLTRIEEQDGEWTIEEAEDCLELLLELQTLGNSVVMAWPEGEKLRVSHNADLKDFNLSIQRQQDWFAATGELKLNDDLVLDMQQLLALLEKTPSRFIPLGDGQFLALTQAFRKRLDELRMFSEKHGKGMRFHPLATLGLEDFVDEVGKLKADKHWKEHIQKLKEVKDLQPELPSTFQAELRDYQMDGFCWLARLAHWGVGACLADQMGLGKTVQALAVILRNAHAGPTLIIAPTSVCMNWVSEAQKFAPTLNIMQFSGANRQKLLDGLQPLDMLVCSYGLLQQEEVSQMLAQVQWQTIVLDEAQSIKNMATKRSQAAMNLKANFKLLTTGTPIENHLGELWNLFRFINPGLLGSFESFNQRFANPIERYQDKQARNKLKKLIQPFLLRRTKNQVLEELPSRTEILLHVELSKEEKAFYEALRRQAISKLTESNADAGQKHLQVLAEIMKLRRACCNPSLVMPDTELSSSKLQLFGEVLGELLENRHKALVFSQFVDHLHIIRNYLVKEGIKYQYLDGSTPMAERKRSVDAFQSGDGDVFLISLKAGGTGLNLTAADYVIHTDPWWNPAVEDQASDRAHRIGQQRPVTIYRLVAKDTIEDKIVELHHHKRDLADSLLEGTDMSGKISTEALLQLIHEG, from the coding sequence ATGTCTGATTTTAACGCTAATTCCACCCAATTACGAACACAACTCGCTAAAAAATACTTCGATTTATCCCCTGCTATCCAAAAGATTATCCAATTGTTTTCGATAATTTATGCACCGATAGACAAAAGTTCATTCCTCAGTTGTCTTTCGCAAACTGCTGCCTTAGACGAAAAGAATAGACCTTGGACTGCTACAACCCTCAATTACCAAATTGAAAAATTGGTAATAGCACTTTTGCTAGTTAAGGAAAACAAATCAGGTCCTGAATGCCATCCGTTACTCACAGAAATTGCTACTCGTCATGCGGTAGAAACCGGAAAGTTCGATATATTAGTTAAAGCCGTAGAGGAAAAACTACCTGTAAGTAATCACTGGAACAAGAATTCGCGGATGTTCCGCAGTCTCCGCCAGTGTATCAGAGAAATCCGCATTGGTCTTTACCGCCAAGACCTTAATTTTATTAATAAGCAAATTGAAGATTACCAAAATTACAGTAATCATACAGAAAAAATAGTCATAAAAAATATTTTTGAGCAGATATGCAATAACCCATTTGACGAAAATTGGTTTAAGACCTTACCACAAGAATTATATGAACGTGGTATATCTAGCATCCTCTTCAATTCGGCATTAAAATTGGCTGACTGCGAAGATGCGTTTATGATGCTAGACGAAGAATGTTGTGAATCTGAAAAATATGCTTCAGATTATCTAAATCTGGTTTTGACAGAACAATTCTTATTACGGGGTGATACCGAAGAAGCACAGGATAGTTTAGAACGGATATCAGAGAAATATCAACATAACACAGCTACTTATTGGGGTTGGTTGAATTTTCTTCGAGGTGAAAATGAACAAGCCATTAAATATTATACAGATGCCCTCAAAGCTATAAAAAAAGCCACAGGCAAACGCTCAATATATTTTAATACAATGGGCGGCTTATTTTTTATCTTAGCATTGTTAAAAGATGGTTCAGCAGAACGCCTCAAAGAAGCAGAAGAGTATGCCACATTAATGTCTCGTGAATCAGATCATTGGCTCACATTTGTTTATGTCAGATTGAAAATGGTACTGCAAGTTCAGCGAGGTGATATTACCCAAAAAGAACTTGTAGTAAGTGCCTATATTGCTTCTGTAGAAGAAAAAAATAGCTTAAATACATTATTTTGTTCTCTGTGCCTTTACTGGATGGATGCTGAGAGTGCAAAAAAACGCCTACCTGATTTATTAGAACCATTATATCGGCGATCGCTCGCATCCGGTCATCACTGGCTGACAATGGAAACCGCAGAACTTCTATCCCGACTCAAACCCAGCAGCAACTATAAACAACAAGCAGCGGCACTACGAGAAGATAGCGGCATCCAAACCATAGTAGATGTAATCCAACCCCAAGCAGATTGGGAAATGTGCCTCAATGCCCTCGCAAATCTCCAGAAACAACCACAAAAACCTGGCAAACCAGAGTCAGAACTGCGGTTAGCATGGTTCATCACCTTCCATTTCGTTCAATGTAGTTTACAGCCCAAAGAACAAAAAGTTAATGCCAAAGGAGAATGGAGTAAAGGTCGTCCCATAGCCCTTAAACGTCTTAGCAGTGGATTAGCTGAGTTTGATTACGTCACACCCCAAGATATGCGGGTCTGTGGTTGTATTGAGGCATATAGTGAGGGCTATTATGGCAAAGTTGACTATATGTTTAACGAAAAAGCCATCTTAGCTTTAATTGGCCACCCCACAGTTTTTTGGGAAGATACGCCTAATATCCGGGTAGAAATAGTTAAAGGAGAACCAGAACTACTGGTGAAAAAAGAAAAACAAGGTCGTCTCACCTTGGAATTTTCGCCCAAATTACCAGAATCACAGAATATTCTGCATATTAAAGAAACCCCAACCCGCATCAAAGTTATTGAAATTAAAGCTGAACACAGACGTATTGCCGAGATTATTGGTAAAGATAACAAATTAAATGTTCCTGCGATCGCCGAAAAGCAAGTTTTAGCAGCCATTAATGCCGTCTCTGGTATTGTTACCGTCCATTCTGACATTGGTGGGGGACTAGAAAATGCCGAAGAAGTCCCCGCCCAAACCCTACCCCATATTCACCTCTTACCTGCCAATTCGGGCTTGAAAATCACCCTGTTATCCCGTCCCTTTACCCAAGGTGGCCCTTATTTTCGTCCCGGTGCAGGTGGTGAAACAGTCATTGCCGAAATTGAAGGTAAACGTCTGCAAACTAAACGCAATCTATCAGAAGAAAAACAACTTGCTAAAGCTGTTATAGCAGCCTGTCCCACCTTAACGCGCATTGAAGAACAAGATGGTGAATGGACAATAGAAGAAGCAGAGGACTGTTTAGAACTGCTGCTAGAATTGCAAACACTGGGAAACAGCGTTGTTATGGCTTGGCCAGAAGGGGAAAAACTGCGGGTTAGTCACAATGCAGACTTGAAAGACTTTAATTTATCAATTCAACGTCAACAAGACTGGTTTGCAGCCACCGGTGAATTAAAATTAAATGACGACCTGGTGCTAGATATGCAGCAACTCCTAGCACTCTTAGAGAAAACCCCCAGCCGATTTATTCCCCTGGGTGATGGTCAATTTCTAGCTTTAACCCAAGCTTTTCGCAAACGTCTTGACGAATTGCGGATGTTTTCGGAAAAACATGGTAAAGGTATGCGTTTCCACCCCTTAGCCACATTAGGATTAGAGGATTTTGTGGATGAGGTAGGTAAGCTAAAAGCAGATAAACACTGGAAGGAACATATCCAGAAACTCAAGGAGGTGAAAGACCTGCAACCAGAACTCCCGTCTACCTTTCAAGCCGAATTACGGGACTATCAAATGGATGGTTTCTGTTGGTTGGCGCGTTTGGCACATTGGGGTGTAGGTGCTTGTTTAGCCGACCAAATGGGACTGGGTAAAACCGTGCAAGCATTAGCAGTCATTCTTAGAAATGCCCATGCAGGTCCAACTTTAATTATTGCCCCCACTTCCGTCTGTATGAATTGGGTGAGTGAAGCGCAGAAATTCGCCCCAACTCTGAATATTATGCAATTTTCTGGTGCTAACCGCCAAAAATTATTGGATGGTTTACAACCATTGGATATGTTGGTATGTAGTTATGGATTATTGCAGCAGGAAGAAGTATCTCAAATGCTTGCTCAAGTGCAGTGGCAAACGATTGTATTGGATGAAGCCCAATCAATTAAAAATATGGCTACTAAACGTTCCCAAGCAGCCATGAACCTGAAAGCTAATTTTAAACTGCTGACAACTGGAACTCCCATTGAAAATCATCTGGGTGAGTTGTGGAATTTGTTCCGCTTTATTAATCCTGGTTTATTGGGTTCTTTTGAAAGCTTTAATCAACGCTTTGCAAATCCCATTGAGAGATATCAAGATAAACAAGCACGTAATAAACTGAAAAAACTAATTCAACCATTCCTATTACGACGGACAAAAAATCAGGTGTTAGAAGAATTGCCTTCTCGCACGGAAATTCTGCTTCATGTGGAGTTAAGTAAAGAGGAAAAAGCATTTTATGAAGCGTTGCGTCGTCAAGCTATATCTAAACTAACTGAAAGTAATGCAGATGCAGGACAGAAACATTTACAAGTTTTAGCAGAAATTATGAAACTGCGTCGCGCTTGCTGTAATCCTAGTTTGGTAATGCCTGACACTGAATTATCCAGTTCTAAGTTGCAGCTTTTTGGTGAGGTGCTGGGTGAACTGCTGGAAAATCGCCATAAGGCGTTGGTGTTTAGTCAGTTCGTTGACCATTTACATATCATCCGCAATTATCTGGTTAAAGAAGGGATTAAATATCAATATTTAGATGGTAGTACCCCAATGGCAGAACGGAAAAGAAGCGTGGATGCCTTTCAATCTGGGGATGGGGATGTTTTTCTCATTAGTCTCAAAGCCGGGGGTACAGGACTGAATCTCACCGCTGCTGATTACGTGATCCATACAGACCCTTGGTGGAATCCGGCTGTGGAAGATCAAGCTTCTGACCGCGCCCACCGGATTGGACAACAACGCCCGGTAACAATTTATCGTCTGGTGGCTAAGGATACTATTGAAGATAAGATTGTGGAGTTGCATCATCACAAGCGAGATTTGGCGGATAGTCTCTTGGAAGGTACTGACATGAGTGGTAAGATATCAACTGAGGCTTTACTGCAATTAATTCATGAAGGTTGA